A genomic segment from Anticarsia gemmatalis isolate Benzon Research Colony breed Stoneville strain chromosome 14, ilAntGemm2 primary, whole genome shotgun sequence encodes:
- the LOC142978607 gene encoding uncharacterized protein LOC142978607 isoform X2: MDSEDSRDQSSSSSSSSSSRSRRSSSSDRSDASKKNVKSPPRSPRSPRSQGPRSPSPESRSPSPNSAKPPRSPDNLSGAHSDINSPENSMPPSPAGPKSPEGPHSPSDVGSNVGSPGHGDQYSSAPPSAGDGPKTPQSPGSSAKSPPGSPNNRSRPASPESGRKPQRRSPSSSPSPDRNSYRSSPNRSPVKKNDWSPKERNEKWRRHTKAEQKMVPVPRARSRSDSSRSSRSSSYNKRKDTATEEISDGEMESDQEDRKSRSKSTASEKPEGKDLNISHEDLSDVSDLDSMGPEDADKSSKPKSPPASPESKTEAKVNGASSQSSPRSDHGKNDTPKLEKVPQEKTSNTEDAEEQLDFEAEEGECIEPKPVEQSNGDTDDKGVEKEDVKAGRRSRGSSLEEGEVSDEAERRPEESEPRPVCRFFSRGACTWGVSCRFLHPGVTDKGNYNMFDVVRGVPASGSYPTAPARDAAPPESAWERGLRTAKEMVRIANKRKEQDMDFEEKKLHLSVGGVVHDPDAELAYAAAAVGASPPRHHEIPPAHYRDPEAFRPYGPMYRGRFPRPAVDERERYYDREHMYDRERAYERVQHYDERAPVPEEGPYHKRRVRSSREVIVQRAEVERREGREGREGREAREGRSAPRDVRREGREGREGREGRGDDWADPWMRAEPAARRRKPPSSDDSYSSSSSRSSRSPSARRKRRASSSSRQRLSPSVIVRERRLATARATAMNPPAPRRRAPSPGAARQLAANPPPPATHRHKDELDPYGRTKASSRNRDRKKYSRSSSSGSESSSSSSESESESHSSSSSGSSGARRARHARLLNAAARPRLNAKSNAGLAAAVTTITSKKEVPSDKESGGKKRPGSPLNAAPAKKSVSRREELLKQLKAVEDAIARKRSKI, encoded by the exons ATGGATTCAGAAGATTCACGTGATCAGTCATCATCAAGTAGTTCAAGTTCAAGCTCCAGAAGTAGAAGGAGCTCATCCTCTGACAGGAGTGATGCATCTAAAAAGAATGTTAAGTCTCCTCCTCGCTCCCCAAGATCACCTAGATCTCAGGGGCCAAGGTCACCTTCACCTGAAAGCCGGTCACCATCACCAAACTCGGCAAAGCCCCCACGATCACCTGATAACTTGAGTGGGGCACATTCAGATATAAATTCTCCAGAAAATTCTATGCCTCCATCACCAGCAGGCCCTAAGTCACCTGAAGGTCCACATTCTCCAAGTGATGTTGGATCCAATGTAGGATCACCAGGGCATGGAGACCAATATTCTTCAGCCCCACCATCAGCAGGAGATGGCCCAAAGACTCCACAAAGCCCAGGAAGTTCAGCTAAATCTCCTCCTGGCTCACCTAATAATAGATCAAGGCCAGCATCTCCTGAGTCTGGAAGAAAGCCTCAGAGAAGGTCTCCCTCCTCCAGTCCCTCCCCAGATAGAAATTCCTATAGATCCTCTCCCAATAGGTCACCTGTAAAGAAAAATGACTGGAGTCCAAAGGAACGAAATGAAAAGTGGAGGAGACATACAAAAGCTGAACAAAAAATGGTACCTGTGCCCAGAGCCCGAAGTAGATCTGATTCAAGTCGGTCTAGCAGAAGTTCTTCATATAACAAAAGGAAGGATACAGCTACAGAAGAAATATCTGATG GTGAAATGGAGTCAGATCAGGAAGACAGGAAGTCAAGGAGTAAGTCAACAGCCAGTGAAAAGCCAGAAGGGAAAGATCTAAATATTAGTCATGAAGATCTTTCTGATGTATCAGACTTGGACTCTATGGGACCTGAAGATGCAGATAAATCTTCCAAG CCTAAATCTCCTCCGGCGTCACCCGAAAGTAAGACAGAAGCAAAAGTTAATGGTGCGAGTTCGCAATCTTCACCACGATCAGACCATGGAAAGAATGACACCCCAAAACTAGAAAAA GTGCCTCAAGAAAAGACAAGTAATACAGAAGATGCAGAGGAACAGTTAGATTTTGAAGCAGAAGAAGGAGAATGTATAGAACCTAAACCTGTAGAACAATCAAATGGAGATACAGATGACAAAGGTGTTGAGAAAG aGGACGTGAAAGCTGGTCGGAGATCGCGCGGATCTTCGCTGGAGGAGGGCGAGGTTTCCGACGAGGCAGAGCGAAGGCCCGAGGAGAGTGAGCCTAGACCTGTGTGCAGGTTTTTCTCCCGCGGCGCTTGTACTTGGGGCGTTAGTTGCAG GTTCTTGCACCCCGGCGTGACCGACAAAGGCAATTACAACATGTTTGACGTAGTACGCGGCGTGCCCGCCAGCGGCTCGTACCCGACTGCGCCTGCGAGAGATGCTGCGCCTCCCGAGTCCGCCTGGGAGCGCGGTCTGCGCACTGCTAAAGAG ATGGTGAGGATAGCGAACAAACGCAAGGAGCAAGATATGGACTTTGAAGAGAAGAAATTGCATTTATCAGTGGGTGGAGTGGTGCACGATCCCGACGCGGAGCTGGCGTACGCAGCCGCGGCCGTCGGCGCCTCGCCGCCCAGACATCATGAAATACCGCCTGCTCATTACAGAGATCCGGAAGCTTTCAg ACCGTACGGGCCTATGTATCGCGGTCGTTTCCCGCGGCCGGCTGTAGACGAGCGGGAACGCTACTATGATCGCGAGCACATGTACGATAGAGAGCGCGCCTACGAACGTGTGCAGCATTACGACGAACGTGCACCCGTGCCCGAAGAAGGACCTTACCATAAG CGCCGCGTCCGCTCGTCACGCGAAGTGATCGTGCAGCGTGCGGAGGTGGAGCGGCGGGAAGGGCGTGAGGGACGAGAGGGGCGCGAGGCGCGGGAGGGCCGCTCGGCGCCGCGGGACGTGCGGCGCGAGGGTCGGGAGGGCCGCGAGGGGCGCGAGGGCCGCGGCGACGACTGGGCCGACCCCTGGATGCGCGCCGagcccgccgcgcgccgccgcaaGCCGCCCTCCTCCGACGACTCCTACTCCTCCTCCAG TTCCCGAAGTTCGCGATCGCCGAGCGCGCGACGTAAGCGAAGGGCGTCCTCGTCGTCGAGACAAAG GTTGTCTCCGTCGGTGATCGTGCGCGAGCGGCGCCTGGCCACGGCGCGCGCCACGGCCATGaacccgcccgcgccgcgccgccgcgcgccgtCGCCCGGCGCCGCGCGCCAGCTGGCCGCCAacccgccgccgcccgccacgCACCGACACAAG GACGAGTTAGATCCGTACGGACGTACGAAGGCGTCCAGTCGCAACAGGGACAGGAAGAAGTACTCGAGATCTTCGTCGTCCGGCTCag aatcatcatcatcgtcCAGCGAATCGGAGAGCGAGTCTCACTCGTCGTCGTCTTCAGGCAGTTCCGGGGCGAGACGCGCCAGGCACGCGAGACTACTCAATGCAGCCGCTAGACCCAG GTTAAACGCTAAATCGAATGCAGGCCTCGCTGCGGCTGTGACCACAATTACCAGCAAGAAGGAAGTTCCCAGTGATAAAG AATCAGGCGGAAAGAAACGTCCTGGGTCTCCACTTAATGCTGCGCCGGCTAAGAAATCAGTTTCAAGAAGAGAGGAGTTGTTGAAGCAATTGAAAGCTGTAGAAGACGCGATAGCGCGAAAGCGTTCCAAAATCTAG
- the LOC142978607 gene encoding uncharacterized protein LOC142978607 isoform X1, with product MDSEDSRDQSSSSSSSSSSRSRRSSSSDRSDASKKNVKSPPRSPRSPRSQGPRSPSPESRSPSPNSAKPPRSPDNLSGAHSDINSPENSMPPSPAGPKSPEGPHSPSDVGSNVGSPGHGDQYSSAPPSAGDGPKTPQSPGSSAKSPPGSPNNRSRPASPESGRKPQRRSPSSSPSPDRNSYRSSPNRSPVKKNDWSPKERNEKWRRHTKAEQKMVPVPRARSRSDSSRSSRSSSYNKRKDTATEEISDGEMESDQEDRKSRSKSTASEKPEGKDLNISHEDLSDVSDLDSMGPEDADKSSKPKSPPASPESKTEAKVNGASSQSSPRSDHGKNDTPKLEKVPQEKTSNTEDAEEQLDFEAEEGECIEPKPVEQSNGDTDDKGVEKEDVKAGRRSRGSSLEEGEVSDEAERRPEESEPRPVCRFFSRGACTWGVSCRFLHPGVTDKGNYNMFDVVRGVPASGSYPTAPARDAAPPESAWERGLRTAKEMVRIANKRKEQDMDFEEKKLHLSVGGVVHDPDAELAYAAAAVGASPPRHHEIPPAHYRDPEAFRPYGPMYRGRFPRPAVDERERYYDREHMYDRERAYERVQHYDERAPVPEEGPYHKRRVRSSREVIVQRAEVERREGREGREGREAREGRSAPRDVRREGREGREGREGRGDDWADPWMRAEPAARRRKPPSSDDSYSSSSSSNSSSRSSRSPSARRKRRASSSSRQRLSPSVIVRERRLATARATAMNPPAPRRRAPSPGAARQLAANPPPPATHRHKDELDPYGRTKASSRNRDRKKYSRSSSSGSESSSSSSESESESHSSSSSGSSGARRARHARLLNAAARPRLNAKSNAGLAAAVTTITSKKEVPSDKESGGKKRPGSPLNAAPAKKSVSRREELLKQLKAVEDAIARKRSKI from the exons ATGGATTCAGAAGATTCACGTGATCAGTCATCATCAAGTAGTTCAAGTTCAAGCTCCAGAAGTAGAAGGAGCTCATCCTCTGACAGGAGTGATGCATCTAAAAAGAATGTTAAGTCTCCTCCTCGCTCCCCAAGATCACCTAGATCTCAGGGGCCAAGGTCACCTTCACCTGAAAGCCGGTCACCATCACCAAACTCGGCAAAGCCCCCACGATCACCTGATAACTTGAGTGGGGCACATTCAGATATAAATTCTCCAGAAAATTCTATGCCTCCATCACCAGCAGGCCCTAAGTCACCTGAAGGTCCACATTCTCCAAGTGATGTTGGATCCAATGTAGGATCACCAGGGCATGGAGACCAATATTCTTCAGCCCCACCATCAGCAGGAGATGGCCCAAAGACTCCACAAAGCCCAGGAAGTTCAGCTAAATCTCCTCCTGGCTCACCTAATAATAGATCAAGGCCAGCATCTCCTGAGTCTGGAAGAAAGCCTCAGAGAAGGTCTCCCTCCTCCAGTCCCTCCCCAGATAGAAATTCCTATAGATCCTCTCCCAATAGGTCACCTGTAAAGAAAAATGACTGGAGTCCAAAGGAACGAAATGAAAAGTGGAGGAGACATACAAAAGCTGAACAAAAAATGGTACCTGTGCCCAGAGCCCGAAGTAGATCTGATTCAAGTCGGTCTAGCAGAAGTTCTTCATATAACAAAAGGAAGGATACAGCTACAGAAGAAATATCTGATG GTGAAATGGAGTCAGATCAGGAAGACAGGAAGTCAAGGAGTAAGTCAACAGCCAGTGAAAAGCCAGAAGGGAAAGATCTAAATATTAGTCATGAAGATCTTTCTGATGTATCAGACTTGGACTCTATGGGACCTGAAGATGCAGATAAATCTTCCAAG CCTAAATCTCCTCCGGCGTCACCCGAAAGTAAGACAGAAGCAAAAGTTAATGGTGCGAGTTCGCAATCTTCACCACGATCAGACCATGGAAAGAATGACACCCCAAAACTAGAAAAA GTGCCTCAAGAAAAGACAAGTAATACAGAAGATGCAGAGGAACAGTTAGATTTTGAAGCAGAAGAAGGAGAATGTATAGAACCTAAACCTGTAGAACAATCAAATGGAGATACAGATGACAAAGGTGTTGAGAAAG aGGACGTGAAAGCTGGTCGGAGATCGCGCGGATCTTCGCTGGAGGAGGGCGAGGTTTCCGACGAGGCAGAGCGAAGGCCCGAGGAGAGTGAGCCTAGACCTGTGTGCAGGTTTTTCTCCCGCGGCGCTTGTACTTGGGGCGTTAGTTGCAG GTTCTTGCACCCCGGCGTGACCGACAAAGGCAATTACAACATGTTTGACGTAGTACGCGGCGTGCCCGCCAGCGGCTCGTACCCGACTGCGCCTGCGAGAGATGCTGCGCCTCCCGAGTCCGCCTGGGAGCGCGGTCTGCGCACTGCTAAAGAG ATGGTGAGGATAGCGAACAAACGCAAGGAGCAAGATATGGACTTTGAAGAGAAGAAATTGCATTTATCAGTGGGTGGAGTGGTGCACGATCCCGACGCGGAGCTGGCGTACGCAGCCGCGGCCGTCGGCGCCTCGCCGCCCAGACATCATGAAATACCGCCTGCTCATTACAGAGATCCGGAAGCTTTCAg ACCGTACGGGCCTATGTATCGCGGTCGTTTCCCGCGGCCGGCTGTAGACGAGCGGGAACGCTACTATGATCGCGAGCACATGTACGATAGAGAGCGCGCCTACGAACGTGTGCAGCATTACGACGAACGTGCACCCGTGCCCGAAGAAGGACCTTACCATAAG CGCCGCGTCCGCTCGTCACGCGAAGTGATCGTGCAGCGTGCGGAGGTGGAGCGGCGGGAAGGGCGTGAGGGACGAGAGGGGCGCGAGGCGCGGGAGGGCCGCTCGGCGCCGCGGGACGTGCGGCGCGAGGGTCGGGAGGGCCGCGAGGGGCGCGAGGGCCGCGGCGACGACTGGGCCGACCCCTGGATGCGCGCCGagcccgccgcgcgccgccgcaaGCCGCCCTCCTCCGACGACTCCTACTCCTCCTCCAG CTCTTCAAATTCCAGTTCCCGAAGTTCGCGATCGCCGAGCGCGCGACGTAAGCGAAGGGCGTCCTCGTCGTCGAGACAAAG GTTGTCTCCGTCGGTGATCGTGCGCGAGCGGCGCCTGGCCACGGCGCGCGCCACGGCCATGaacccgcccgcgccgcgccgccgcgcgccgtCGCCCGGCGCCGCGCGCCAGCTGGCCGCCAacccgccgccgcccgccacgCACCGACACAAG GACGAGTTAGATCCGTACGGACGTACGAAGGCGTCCAGTCGCAACAGGGACAGGAAGAAGTACTCGAGATCTTCGTCGTCCGGCTCag aatcatcatcatcgtcCAGCGAATCGGAGAGCGAGTCTCACTCGTCGTCGTCTTCAGGCAGTTCCGGGGCGAGACGCGCCAGGCACGCGAGACTACTCAATGCAGCCGCTAGACCCAG GTTAAACGCTAAATCGAATGCAGGCCTCGCTGCGGCTGTGACCACAATTACCAGCAAGAAGGAAGTTCCCAGTGATAAAG AATCAGGCGGAAAGAAACGTCCTGGGTCTCCACTTAATGCTGCGCCGGCTAAGAAATCAGTTTCAAGAAGAGAGGAGTTGTTGAAGCAATTGAAAGCTGTAGAAGACGCGATAGCGCGAAAGCGTTCCAAAATCTAG
- the LOC142978607 gene encoding uncharacterized protein LOC142978607 isoform X4: MDSEDSRDQSSSSSSSSSSRSRRSSSSDRSDASKKNVKSPPRSPRSPRSQGPRSPSPESRSPSPNSAKPPRSPDNLSGAHSDINSPENSMPPSPAGPKSPEGPHSPSDVGSNVGSPGHGDQYSSAPPSAGDGPKTPQSPGSSAKSPPGSPNNRSRPASPESGRKPQRRSPSSSPSPDRNSYRSSPNRSPVKKNDWSPKERNEKWRRHTKAEQKMVPVPRARSRSDSSRSSRSSSYNKRKDTATEEISDGEMESDQEDRKSRSKSTASEKPEGKDLNISHEDLSDVSDLDSMGPEDADKSSKVPQEKTSNTEDAEEQLDFEAEEGECIEPKPVEQSNGDTDDKGVEKEDVKAGRRSRGSSLEEGEVSDEAERRPEESEPRPVCRFFSRGACTWGVSCRFLHPGVTDKGNYNMFDVVRGVPASGSYPTAPARDAAPPESAWERGLRTAKEMVRIANKRKEQDMDFEEKKLHLSVGGVVHDPDAELAYAAAAVGASPPRHHEIPPAHYRDPEAFRPYGPMYRGRFPRPAVDERERYYDREHMYDRERAYERVQHYDERAPVPEEGPYHKRRVRSSREVIVQRAEVERREGREGREGREAREGRSAPRDVRREGREGREGREGRGDDWADPWMRAEPAARRRKPPSSDDSYSSSSSSNSSSRSSRSPSARRKRRASSSSRQRLSPSVIVRERRLATARATAMNPPAPRRRAPSPGAARQLAANPPPPATHRHKDELDPYGRTKASSRNRDRKKYSRSSSSGSESSSSSSESESESHSSSSSGSSGARRARHARLLNAAARPRLNAKSNAGLAAAVTTITSKKEVPSDKESGGKKRPGSPLNAAPAKKSVSRREELLKQLKAVEDAIARKRSKI; the protein is encoded by the exons ATGGATTCAGAAGATTCACGTGATCAGTCATCATCAAGTAGTTCAAGTTCAAGCTCCAGAAGTAGAAGGAGCTCATCCTCTGACAGGAGTGATGCATCTAAAAAGAATGTTAAGTCTCCTCCTCGCTCCCCAAGATCACCTAGATCTCAGGGGCCAAGGTCACCTTCACCTGAAAGCCGGTCACCATCACCAAACTCGGCAAAGCCCCCACGATCACCTGATAACTTGAGTGGGGCACATTCAGATATAAATTCTCCAGAAAATTCTATGCCTCCATCACCAGCAGGCCCTAAGTCACCTGAAGGTCCACATTCTCCAAGTGATGTTGGATCCAATGTAGGATCACCAGGGCATGGAGACCAATATTCTTCAGCCCCACCATCAGCAGGAGATGGCCCAAAGACTCCACAAAGCCCAGGAAGTTCAGCTAAATCTCCTCCTGGCTCACCTAATAATAGATCAAGGCCAGCATCTCCTGAGTCTGGAAGAAAGCCTCAGAGAAGGTCTCCCTCCTCCAGTCCCTCCCCAGATAGAAATTCCTATAGATCCTCTCCCAATAGGTCACCTGTAAAGAAAAATGACTGGAGTCCAAAGGAACGAAATGAAAAGTGGAGGAGACATACAAAAGCTGAACAAAAAATGGTACCTGTGCCCAGAGCCCGAAGTAGATCTGATTCAAGTCGGTCTAGCAGAAGTTCTTCATATAACAAAAGGAAGGATACAGCTACAGAAGAAATATCTGATG GTGAAATGGAGTCAGATCAGGAAGACAGGAAGTCAAGGAGTAAGTCAACAGCCAGTGAAAAGCCAGAAGGGAAAGATCTAAATATTAGTCATGAAGATCTTTCTGATGTATCAGACTTGGACTCTATGGGACCTGAAGATGCAGATAAATCTTCCAAG GTGCCTCAAGAAAAGACAAGTAATACAGAAGATGCAGAGGAACAGTTAGATTTTGAAGCAGAAGAAGGAGAATGTATAGAACCTAAACCTGTAGAACAATCAAATGGAGATACAGATGACAAAGGTGTTGAGAAAG aGGACGTGAAAGCTGGTCGGAGATCGCGCGGATCTTCGCTGGAGGAGGGCGAGGTTTCCGACGAGGCAGAGCGAAGGCCCGAGGAGAGTGAGCCTAGACCTGTGTGCAGGTTTTTCTCCCGCGGCGCTTGTACTTGGGGCGTTAGTTGCAG GTTCTTGCACCCCGGCGTGACCGACAAAGGCAATTACAACATGTTTGACGTAGTACGCGGCGTGCCCGCCAGCGGCTCGTACCCGACTGCGCCTGCGAGAGATGCTGCGCCTCCCGAGTCCGCCTGGGAGCGCGGTCTGCGCACTGCTAAAGAG ATGGTGAGGATAGCGAACAAACGCAAGGAGCAAGATATGGACTTTGAAGAGAAGAAATTGCATTTATCAGTGGGTGGAGTGGTGCACGATCCCGACGCGGAGCTGGCGTACGCAGCCGCGGCCGTCGGCGCCTCGCCGCCCAGACATCATGAAATACCGCCTGCTCATTACAGAGATCCGGAAGCTTTCAg ACCGTACGGGCCTATGTATCGCGGTCGTTTCCCGCGGCCGGCTGTAGACGAGCGGGAACGCTACTATGATCGCGAGCACATGTACGATAGAGAGCGCGCCTACGAACGTGTGCAGCATTACGACGAACGTGCACCCGTGCCCGAAGAAGGACCTTACCATAAG CGCCGCGTCCGCTCGTCACGCGAAGTGATCGTGCAGCGTGCGGAGGTGGAGCGGCGGGAAGGGCGTGAGGGACGAGAGGGGCGCGAGGCGCGGGAGGGCCGCTCGGCGCCGCGGGACGTGCGGCGCGAGGGTCGGGAGGGCCGCGAGGGGCGCGAGGGCCGCGGCGACGACTGGGCCGACCCCTGGATGCGCGCCGagcccgccgcgcgccgccgcaaGCCGCCCTCCTCCGACGACTCCTACTCCTCCTCCAG CTCTTCAAATTCCAGTTCCCGAAGTTCGCGATCGCCGAGCGCGCGACGTAAGCGAAGGGCGTCCTCGTCGTCGAGACAAAG GTTGTCTCCGTCGGTGATCGTGCGCGAGCGGCGCCTGGCCACGGCGCGCGCCACGGCCATGaacccgcccgcgccgcgccgccgcgcgccgtCGCCCGGCGCCGCGCGCCAGCTGGCCGCCAacccgccgccgcccgccacgCACCGACACAAG GACGAGTTAGATCCGTACGGACGTACGAAGGCGTCCAGTCGCAACAGGGACAGGAAGAAGTACTCGAGATCTTCGTCGTCCGGCTCag aatcatcatcatcgtcCAGCGAATCGGAGAGCGAGTCTCACTCGTCGTCGTCTTCAGGCAGTTCCGGGGCGAGACGCGCCAGGCACGCGAGACTACTCAATGCAGCCGCTAGACCCAG GTTAAACGCTAAATCGAATGCAGGCCTCGCTGCGGCTGTGACCACAATTACCAGCAAGAAGGAAGTTCCCAGTGATAAAG AATCAGGCGGAAAGAAACGTCCTGGGTCTCCACTTAATGCTGCGCCGGCTAAGAAATCAGTTTCAAGAAGAGAGGAGTTGTTGAAGCAATTGAAAGCTGTAGAAGACGCGATAGCGCGAAAGCGTTCCAAAATCTAG
- the LOC142978607 gene encoding uncharacterized protein LOC142978607 isoform X3, which yields MDSEDSRDQSSSSSSSSSSRSRRSSSSDRSDASKKNVKSPPRSPRSPRSQGPRSPSPESRSPSPNSAKPPRSPDNLSGAHSDINSPENSMPPSPAGPKSPEGPHSPSDVGSNVGSPGHGDQYSSAPPSAGDGPKTPQSPGSSAKSPPGSPNNRSRPASPESGRKPQRRSPSSSPSPDRNSYRSSPNRSPVKKNDWSPKERNEKWRRHTKAEQKMVPVPRARSRSDSSRSSRSSSYNKRKDTATEEISDGEMESDQEDRKSRSKSTASEKPEGKDLNISHEDLSDVSDLDSMGPEDADKSSKPKSPPASPESKTEAKVNGASSQSSPRSDHGKNDTPKLEKVPQEKTSNTEDAEEQLDFEAEEGECIEPKPVEQSNGDTDDKGVEKEDVKAGRRSRGSSLEEGEVSDEAERRPEESEPRPVCRFFSRGACTWGVSCRFLHPGVTDKGNYNMFDVVRGVPASGSYPTAPARDAAPPESAWERGLRTAKEMVRIANKRKEQDMDFEEKKLHLSVGGVVHDPDAELAYAAAAVGASPPRHHEIPPAHYRDPEAFRPYGPMYRGRFPRPAVDERERYYDREHMYDRERAYERVQHYDERAPVPEEGPYHKRRVRSSREVIVQRAEVERREGREGREGREAREGRSAPRDVRREGREGREGREGRGDDWADPWMRAEPAARRRKPPSSDDSYSSSRLSPSVIVRERRLATARATAMNPPAPRRRAPSPGAARQLAANPPPPATHRHKDELDPYGRTKASSRNRDRKKYSRSSSSGSESSSSSSESESESHSSSSSGSSGARRARHARLLNAAARPRLNAKSNAGLAAAVTTITSKKEVPSDKESGGKKRPGSPLNAAPAKKSVSRREELLKQLKAVEDAIARKRSKI from the exons ATGGATTCAGAAGATTCACGTGATCAGTCATCATCAAGTAGTTCAAGTTCAAGCTCCAGAAGTAGAAGGAGCTCATCCTCTGACAGGAGTGATGCATCTAAAAAGAATGTTAAGTCTCCTCCTCGCTCCCCAAGATCACCTAGATCTCAGGGGCCAAGGTCACCTTCACCTGAAAGCCGGTCACCATCACCAAACTCGGCAAAGCCCCCACGATCACCTGATAACTTGAGTGGGGCACATTCAGATATAAATTCTCCAGAAAATTCTATGCCTCCATCACCAGCAGGCCCTAAGTCACCTGAAGGTCCACATTCTCCAAGTGATGTTGGATCCAATGTAGGATCACCAGGGCATGGAGACCAATATTCTTCAGCCCCACCATCAGCAGGAGATGGCCCAAAGACTCCACAAAGCCCAGGAAGTTCAGCTAAATCTCCTCCTGGCTCACCTAATAATAGATCAAGGCCAGCATCTCCTGAGTCTGGAAGAAAGCCTCAGAGAAGGTCTCCCTCCTCCAGTCCCTCCCCAGATAGAAATTCCTATAGATCCTCTCCCAATAGGTCACCTGTAAAGAAAAATGACTGGAGTCCAAAGGAACGAAATGAAAAGTGGAGGAGACATACAAAAGCTGAACAAAAAATGGTACCTGTGCCCAGAGCCCGAAGTAGATCTGATTCAAGTCGGTCTAGCAGAAGTTCTTCATATAACAAAAGGAAGGATACAGCTACAGAAGAAATATCTGATG GTGAAATGGAGTCAGATCAGGAAGACAGGAAGTCAAGGAGTAAGTCAACAGCCAGTGAAAAGCCAGAAGGGAAAGATCTAAATATTAGTCATGAAGATCTTTCTGATGTATCAGACTTGGACTCTATGGGACCTGAAGATGCAGATAAATCTTCCAAG CCTAAATCTCCTCCGGCGTCACCCGAAAGTAAGACAGAAGCAAAAGTTAATGGTGCGAGTTCGCAATCTTCACCACGATCAGACCATGGAAAGAATGACACCCCAAAACTAGAAAAA GTGCCTCAAGAAAAGACAAGTAATACAGAAGATGCAGAGGAACAGTTAGATTTTGAAGCAGAAGAAGGAGAATGTATAGAACCTAAACCTGTAGAACAATCAAATGGAGATACAGATGACAAAGGTGTTGAGAAAG aGGACGTGAAAGCTGGTCGGAGATCGCGCGGATCTTCGCTGGAGGAGGGCGAGGTTTCCGACGAGGCAGAGCGAAGGCCCGAGGAGAGTGAGCCTAGACCTGTGTGCAGGTTTTTCTCCCGCGGCGCTTGTACTTGGGGCGTTAGTTGCAG GTTCTTGCACCCCGGCGTGACCGACAAAGGCAATTACAACATGTTTGACGTAGTACGCGGCGTGCCCGCCAGCGGCTCGTACCCGACTGCGCCTGCGAGAGATGCTGCGCCTCCCGAGTCCGCCTGGGAGCGCGGTCTGCGCACTGCTAAAGAG ATGGTGAGGATAGCGAACAAACGCAAGGAGCAAGATATGGACTTTGAAGAGAAGAAATTGCATTTATCAGTGGGTGGAGTGGTGCACGATCCCGACGCGGAGCTGGCGTACGCAGCCGCGGCCGTCGGCGCCTCGCCGCCCAGACATCATGAAATACCGCCTGCTCATTACAGAGATCCGGAAGCTTTCAg ACCGTACGGGCCTATGTATCGCGGTCGTTTCCCGCGGCCGGCTGTAGACGAGCGGGAACGCTACTATGATCGCGAGCACATGTACGATAGAGAGCGCGCCTACGAACGTGTGCAGCATTACGACGAACGTGCACCCGTGCCCGAAGAAGGACCTTACCATAAG CGCCGCGTCCGCTCGTCACGCGAAGTGATCGTGCAGCGTGCGGAGGTGGAGCGGCGGGAAGGGCGTGAGGGACGAGAGGGGCGCGAGGCGCGGGAGGGCCGCTCGGCGCCGCGGGACGTGCGGCGCGAGGGTCGGGAGGGCCGCGAGGGGCGCGAGGGCCGCGGCGACGACTGGGCCGACCCCTGGATGCGCGCCGagcccgccgcgcgccgccgcaaGCCGCCCTCCTCCGACGACTCCTACTCCTCCTCCAG GTTGTCTCCGTCGGTGATCGTGCGCGAGCGGCGCCTGGCCACGGCGCGCGCCACGGCCATGaacccgcccgcgccgcgccgccgcgcgccgtCGCCCGGCGCCGCGCGCCAGCTGGCCGCCAacccgccgccgcccgccacgCACCGACACAAG GACGAGTTAGATCCGTACGGACGTACGAAGGCGTCCAGTCGCAACAGGGACAGGAAGAAGTACTCGAGATCTTCGTCGTCCGGCTCag aatcatcatcatcgtcCAGCGAATCGGAGAGCGAGTCTCACTCGTCGTCGTCTTCAGGCAGTTCCGGGGCGAGACGCGCCAGGCACGCGAGACTACTCAATGCAGCCGCTAGACCCAG GTTAAACGCTAAATCGAATGCAGGCCTCGCTGCGGCTGTGACCACAATTACCAGCAAGAAGGAAGTTCCCAGTGATAAAG AATCAGGCGGAAAGAAACGTCCTGGGTCTCCACTTAATGCTGCGCCGGCTAAGAAATCAGTTTCAAGAAGAGAGGAGTTGTTGAAGCAATTGAAAGCTGTAGAAGACGCGATAGCGCGAAAGCGTTCCAAAATCTAG